In a single window of the Mucilaginibacter defluvii genome:
- a CDS encoding IS1096 element passenger TnpR family protein, whose amino-acid sequence MAVYRFRVTFEDYDDIVREIDVKSNQTFQDLHYAIHKSTGYNPDYPSSFYISNDQWTKGEEITFMPNQRKIDRGIALMDKVKLSSFIDDPHQKFYYTFNFDRPFDFHVELMKIILDESPKAEYPQVVRSIGEAPKQFGNVFNPTILPPTSEEFDFLNEMEYNPEDTEDFTEVDETGEAVSNDEEEREEESDEFGDEFSDNENYDEDGRGRGSRDDY is encoded by the coding sequence ATGGCAGTATACAGGTTCAGGGTTACCTTTGAGGATTATGATGATATTGTAAGGGAGATCGATGTTAAATCAAACCAAACATTTCAGGATCTTCACTATGCGATACATAAATCAACAGGCTATAACCCCGACTATCCTTCATCTTTTTATATCAGCAACGATCAGTGGACGAAAGGCGAGGAAATTACCTTTATGCCTAACCAGCGCAAAATTGACCGTGGCATAGCCTTGATGGACAAAGTAAAACTGAGCAGTTTTATTGATGATCCGCACCAGAAGTTTTATTACACCTTTAACTTCGACCGCCCTTTTGATTTTCATGTGGAACTGATGAAGATCATCCTGGATGAATCTCCAAAAGCTGAATATCCGCAGGTTGTACGTTCAATTGGCGAAGCGCCTAAGCAATTCGGCAACGTATTCAACCCAACCATACTGCCGCCAACCAGCGAAGAGTTTGACTTTTTGAACGAAATGGAATACAACCCGGAGGACACGGAGGATTTTACCGAAGTTGATGAAACCGGCGAAGCCGTTAGCAACGACGAGGAGGAGCGCGAAGAAGAAAGCGATGAGTTTGGCGACGAATTTTCGGATAATGAAAATTACGACGAAGACGGTCGTGGCCGCGGTAGCCGGGATGATTATTAA
- the miaA gene encoding tRNA (adenosine(37)-N6)-dimethylallyltransferase MiaA yields the protein MNQRSDSKTLIVVAGPTAVGKTAAAIQLARHYNTVVVSADSRQFFREMTIGTAKPDADELAAVKHYFINSHSVTNDFNVGDYEKQALQLLDELFKIHDVVILAGGSGLYIKAVCEGFDELPVADPSVREKLNQELAEHGINHLQEKLKTADPDYYNEVDLSNPQRVIRALEVFETTGKPFSSYRTTNINKRPFNIIKIVLDMPREQLYERINRRVDVMVEQGLVEEVRSLLPYRHLNALNTVGYSELFDYVDGKTDLQTAIDLIKQNTRRFAKRQLTWFRRDKDVNWVDTAAPDLISQIIKIVKSEK from the coding sequence ATGAATCAGCGCAGCGATTCAAAAACACTTATTGTAGTAGCAGGCCCAACGGCAGTAGGCAAAACCGCCGCGGCCATACAGTTGGCGCGGCATTACAATACGGTTGTGGTATCTGCTGATTCAAGGCAGTTTTTCAGGGAGATGACCATTGGTACTGCCAAACCTGACGCGGATGAACTGGCAGCCGTAAAACATTATTTTATCAACTCACACTCCGTTACTAATGATTTTAATGTTGGCGATTACGAAAAGCAGGCCCTGCAACTGCTCGATGAATTGTTTAAAATCCATGATGTGGTGATATTGGCCGGCGGTTCGGGATTGTATATAAAAGCCGTTTGCGAGGGGTTTGATGAGTTGCCGGTTGCCGATCCGTCGGTACGTGAAAAACTTAACCAGGAATTAGCGGAGCATGGCATCAACCATCTGCAGGAAAAATTAAAAACTGCCGATCCAGATTATTATAACGAAGTTGATTTGAGCAATCCGCAGCGCGTTATACGCGCCCTTGAAGTTTTTGAAACTACTGGTAAACCTTTTTCATCGTATCGTACAACCAATATCAATAAACGCCCGTTCAACATCATCAAGATTGTATTAGATATGCCGCGCGAACAGCTATACGAGCGGATAAACCGGCGCGTTGACGTAATGGTTGAGCAGGGACTGGTTGAGGAAGTTCGCTCACTACTGCCTTACCGCCATCTTAATGCCTTAAATACCGTAGGCTATTCGGAGCTGTTTGATTACGTAGATGGTAAAACCGATCTGCAAACAGCTATTGATCTTATTAAACAAAACACCCGTCGCTTTGCTAAAAGGCAACTCACCTGGTTCCGCAGAGATAAAGATGTAAATTGGGTTGATACTGCCGCCCCCGACTTAATCAGCCAAATAATTAAAATAGTTAAATCAGAAAAATAA
- the rfbB gene encoding dTDP-glucose 4,6-dehydratase, whose amino-acid sequence MKTIIITGGAGFIGSHVVRRFVTNYPDYQIINVDALTYAGNLENLKDIEDQPNYTFERADITDAAAINTIFEKYGVTDVVHLAAESHVDRSITNPLDFVQTNVIGTVILLEAAKKYWKDDYSKHLFYHISTDEVYGSLGTEGFFTETTKYDPHSPYSASKASSDHFVRAYHDTYGIQAIVSNCSNNYGPNHFPEKLIPLLINNILNSKQLPVYGDGKNVRDWLYVIDHARAIDLIFHKGNNGDTYNIGGFNEWTNIDLVRVLCRQMDEKLGREPGTNEKLITFVKDRPGHDARYAIDATKLNKELGWEPSVTFEQGLSETIDWYLNNKAWIERITSGAYADYYETQYDKR is encoded by the coding sequence ATGAAAACAATAATAATTACCGGTGGTGCTGGTTTTATAGGGTCGCATGTTGTAAGGCGATTTGTAACAAATTATCCTGATTATCAGATAATCAATGTTGATGCACTAACCTATGCCGGTAATTTAGAGAATCTTAAAGATATAGAGGATCAGCCTAATTATACATTTGAACGCGCTGATATTACTGATGCTGCTGCCATTAATACCATTTTTGAAAAATACGGCGTTACCGATGTGGTGCATTTAGCTGCCGAATCGCACGTTGACCGCTCGATCACCAATCCGCTTGATTTTGTACAAACCAATGTAATTGGTACGGTTATACTGCTTGAAGCCGCAAAAAAATACTGGAAAGATGATTACTCAAAGCATCTTTTTTACCATATATCAACAGATGAAGTTTACGGGTCATTAGGTACTGAAGGTTTTTTTACAGAAACTACTAAGTACGATCCGCATTCGCCATATAGCGCCAGCAAGGCATCAAGCGATCACTTTGTGCGCGCTTACCATGACACTTACGGCATACAGGCCATTGTATCAAACTGCTCAAACAATTATGGCCCTAATCACTTCCCTGAGAAGCTGATACCACTACTGATCAATAACATATTAAACAGCAAGCAATTACCGGTTTACGGTGATGGTAAAAACGTACGCGATTGGTTGTACGTAATTGACCACGCCCGCGCTATTGACCTGATTTTCCACAAAGGCAACAACGGTGATACCTACAACATCGGCGGCTTTAACGAGTGGACCAACATTGACCTGGTGCGTGTGCTTTGCCGCCAGATGGACGAAAAACTTGGTCGCGAACCGGGGACAAATGAGAAACTGATCACGTTTGTGAAAGACCGCCCTGGCCATGATGCACGTTACGCTATTGATGCCACCAAACTAAACAAGGAATTGGGCTGGGAGCCATCAGTAACTTTTGAACAAGGCCTGTCAGAAACTATTGACTGGTACCTGAACAATAAAGCCTGGATAGAGCGCATAACCAGCGGTGCTTATGCTGATTATTACGAAACTCAATACGACAAACGCTAA
- the rfbC gene encoding dTDP-4-dehydrorhamnose 3,5-epimerase, which produces MTIELTPLEGCVLLKPRVFNDDRGYFFESYNQQTFNELTGTNTTFVQDNQSYSSKGTLRGLHLQKGEHAQAKLVRVVKGEVLDVAVDLRPGSATYGQYYGARLSEENQHQLFVPRGFAHGFVVLSDTAIFAYKCDNFYNKASEGGLHYADPSLNIDWILPADSLQTSEKDRILPYLADVQEPFF; this is translated from the coding sequence ATGACTATTGAACTTACTCCGCTTGAGGGTTGCGTACTATTAAAACCACGCGTATTTAATGATGACCGTGGCTATTTTTTTGAAAGCTATAACCAGCAAACTTTTAACGAACTGACCGGCACCAACACTACCTTTGTACAGGATAACCAATCCTACTCATCAAAGGGAACCTTGCGCGGCCTGCACCTGCAAAAAGGCGAACATGCCCAGGCTAAACTGGTACGCGTAGTAAAAGGCGAAGTGCTGGATGTTGCGGTTGATCTTCGTCCCGGTTCGGCTACTTACGGCCAATACTATGGCGCACGCCTTAGCGAAGAGAACCAGCACCAGTTGTTCGTTCCGCGTGGCTTTGCGCATGGTTTTGTGGTATTAAGTGACACCGCAATTTTTGCATATAAATGCGATAATTTTTATAACAAAGCTTCAGAAGGCGGTTTGCATTATGCCGATCCTTCATTGAATATAGACTGGATATTACCAGCCGATAGCCTGCAAACATCAGAAAAGGACAGGATATTGCCTTACCTTGCCGACGTTCAGGAGCCTTTCTTTTAA
- the rfbD gene encoding dTDP-4-dehydrorhamnose reductase → MKNIVIFGASGQLGSCFKQIAENEGITDIYFPGETEANILDEYALKNIFEAQRPTYAINCAAYTAVDKAEDDYQTADKVNKVGAANLAKFCAEYGTTLIHVSTDFVFAGNEPTPRIEGDIAAPINAYGQTKLDGELAISSAMEKYFILRTSWLYSEYGNNFVKTMLKFGAEREQLTIIADQVGTPTYGIDLAYAIMEIINTESTAYGLYHYSNEGVASWYDFAKAIFDLSETHVKTLPIPTSAYKTRAVRPAYSVMDKSKIKNALNIEIPYWRDSLAICINRLKNN, encoded by the coding sequence ATGAAAAACATAGTAATATTCGGTGCATCCGGTCAATTAGGCAGCTGCTTTAAGCAAATAGCCGAGAATGAAGGGATAACCGATATTTATTTCCCGGGCGAAACGGAAGCGAACATTTTGGACGAGTACGCGCTGAAAAACATTTTTGAAGCACAACGCCCAACCTATGCCATCAACTGCGCGGCTTACACCGCTGTTGATAAGGCCGAGGATGATTACCAAACCGCCGATAAAGTGAACAAGGTTGGTGCCGCTAACCTGGCTAAGTTTTGCGCCGAGTACGGCACCACGCTTATCCACGTATCAACTGATTTTGTATTTGCAGGCAACGAGCCGACACCACGTATAGAGGGCGATATTGCCGCGCCAATAAACGCTTACGGCCAAACCAAGCTGGATGGTGAACTGGCTATTAGCAGCGCGATGGAAAAATACTTCATTTTGCGTACCAGCTGGCTATACTCCGAGTATGGAAATAATTTTGTTAAAACCATGCTGAAGTTTGGCGCTGAGCGCGAGCAGCTCACCATTATTGCAGATCAGGTAGGAACACCTACTTATGGTATCGACCTGGCTTATGCCATCATGGAGATCATCAATACTGAAAGCACCGCTTATGGCCTGTACCATTACAGCAACGAGGGCGTAGCCTCATGGTATGATTTCGCGAAAGCTATATTTGACCTTTCGGAAACGCATGTAAAAACCCTGCCGATACCAACCAGCGCGTACAAAACAAGAGCGGTACGCCCGGCTTATTCGGTAATGGACAAAAGCAAGATCAAGAACGCGTTGAATATCGAGATCCCTTACTGGCGCGATAGTCTGGCCATCTGCATCAACAGGCTCAAAAATAATTAA
- the rfbA gene encoding glucose-1-phosphate thymidylyltransferase RfbA, with product MKGIILAGGSGTRLYPITKAISKQLMPIYDKPMIYYPLSVLMLADIKEILIITTPEDNEGFKRLLGDGSELGCRFEYAIQEKPNGLAQAFVIGKDFIGDDKAALILGDNIFYGSGFSKLIQSFNDVVGAAVFAYPVADPERYGVVEFDKDFKALSIEEKPEKPKSNYAVPGLYFYDNSVIQIAADLEPSPRGEYEITDVNKVYLEQGTLQVGVMDRGTAWLDTGTFDSLSDATEFVRVIEKRQDTKIGCIEEVAYRMGFIDAEQLSNLAQRYIKSGYGKYLQKLLS from the coding sequence ATGAAAGGTATTATTTTAGCAGGCGGATCAGGCACCAGGCTATATCCTATTACCAAGGCCATCAGTAAACAGCTTATGCCTATTTACGATAAGCCGATGATCTACTATCCGCTTTCTGTTTTAATGCTGGCTGATATCAAGGAGATACTGATCATCACCACGCCCGAAGATAACGAAGGCTTTAAGCGCCTGCTGGGTGATGGCAGTGAGCTGGGTTGCCGCTTTGAGTATGCCATTCAGGAAAAACCGAATGGCCTGGCACAAGCGTTTGTAATTGGTAAGGATTTTATTGGCGATGACAAAGCCGCCCTGATCCTGGGTGATAACATCTTCTACGGTTCGGGCTTTAGCAAACTGATACAAAGCTTTAATGATGTGGTGGGCGCGGCGGTATTTGCCTACCCAGTAGCCGATCCGGAGCGTTATGGCGTGGTTGAATTTGACAAGGATTTCAAAGCCCTTTCTATCGAAGAAAAACCGGAAAAACCAAAATCAAACTACGCGGTACCGGGCTTATATTTTTATGACAACAGCGTAATCCAGATAGCGGCTGACCTGGAGCCATCACCACGCGGTGAATACGAGATAACCGATGTTAACAAGGTTTATCTGGAGCAAGGCACACTACAGGTTGGCGTAATGGATCGCGGCACCGCATGGCTGGATACCGGTACTTTCGACTCATTAAGCGATGCAACCGAGTTTGTACGTGTAATTGAAAAACGCCAGGACACCAAAATTGGTTGTATTGAAGAGGTAGCTTACCGCATGGGCTTTATAGATGCCGAGCAGTTAAGCAACCTGGCACAACGATATATTAAGAGCGGTTACGGTAAGTATTTACAAAAGCTGCTTAGCTAA
- a CDS encoding ArnT family glycosyltransferase codes for MPQTPALNKWLYLFLGLAVAINFSGLFVPLMNPDATLYATIAKTMVLRNDYVNIYVRGTDWLDKPHFPFWMAALFFKVFGINTWAYKLSGIVFMLMGAIYTWLFAKSLYSKQVAIWAVLILLTAQHIVLSDNDVRAEPYLTGLIIASVYHFYRSYTKPSFWHLLIACLFAGCAVMTKGIFVLITIGGAIAGHLIITKQWKQLFNLRWLLAAVLVFIFMLPEVYCLYVQFDAHPEKLVFGQHNVSGIKFFFWDSQFGRFFNTGPIKGSGDPFFFVHTTLWAFLPWSLLLFAAIYQFIKKGVKNVKAYEWFNLCGAMLTFLMFSASKFQLPHYINIVFPFFAIITAQWFCNVRSAKSIKAINITQWVVITLLAVVLVVLHLYYQPEINIGLLATLLLTLFVLPGRFGNNWFERIGFRSIIICVIVNLYLNLAFYPDLLKYQAGSEAGMYISQSKIPVNIPVLQSGDDVNFAMEFYLDRPMLTIPADGSAHLPNNAFMLYAPAEAVNTILNGRNLKVIKKFERYAITRLKPSFLNKATRSEQTIWMELVLVSPVK; via the coding sequence ATGCCCCAAACACCTGCACTTAACAAGTGGCTCTATTTATTTTTAGGTTTAGCGGTAGCTATAAATTTCAGCGGGTTATTTGTTCCGCTGATGAACCCTGATGCAACTCTTTATGCCACCATTGCCAAAACCATGGTACTGCGTAATGATTATGTGAACATCTACGTTCGCGGCACTGACTGGCTCGATAAGCCCCATTTCCCATTCTGGATGGCGGCCCTGTTCTTCAAAGTATTCGGCATCAACACCTGGGCTTATAAACTGTCGGGTATTGTATTTATGCTGATGGGTGCGATATACACCTGGTTGTTCGCCAAAAGTTTATACAGCAAACAGGTAGCTATTTGGGCGGTGCTGATATTATTGACCGCACAGCACATTGTATTATCAGACAATGATGTACGTGCCGAGCCTTACCTTACCGGATTGATCATTGCATCGGTGTATCACTTTTACCGGTCGTACACCAAACCCTCGTTTTGGCATTTGCTGATTGCCTGTTTGTTTGCCGGTTGTGCGGTAATGACCAAGGGGATATTTGTGTTAATTACCATCGGCGGCGCTATTGCAGGCCATTTGATCATCACCAAACAATGGAAGCAATTATTCAACCTGCGCTGGTTATTAGCTGCCGTGCTGGTATTCATTTTTATGTTACCCGAGGTGTACTGCCTGTATGTACAGTTTGATGCGCATCCCGAAAAGCTCGTGTTCGGTCAGCATAATGTTTCGGGCATCAAATTCTTTTTTTGGGATAGTCAGTTTGGCAGGTTTTTTAATACCGGCCCTATCAAAGGCAGCGGCGATCCGTTCTTTTTTGTGCATACCACACTATGGGCGTTTTTGCCCTGGTCGTTACTGTTATTCGCTGCTATTTATCAGTTTATTAAAAAGGGCGTTAAAAATGTAAAGGCATACGAGTGGTTCAATCTCTGCGGAGCCATGCTAACATTCCTGATGTTCTCGGCTTCGAAATTCCAATTGCCGCATTATATCAATATCGTGTTCCCGTTCTTCGCGATCATCACAGCACAGTGGTTCTGTAATGTCCGGTCTGCAAAAAGCATTAAGGCTATCAATATTACCCAATGGGTAGTAATAACGTTGCTTGCTGTGGTTTTAGTTGTACTACATTTGTACTATCAACCTGAAATAAATATTGGGTTACTGGCTACGTTATTACTTACGCTTTTTGTTTTACCTGGCAGGTTTGGTAATAACTGGTTTGAGCGAATTGGTTTTCGCAGCATAATAATTTGTGTTATAGTAAACCTATACCTTAACCTTGCCTTTTACCCGGATCTATTAAAATACCAGGCCGGGAGTGAGGCAGGGATGTACATCAGCCAAAGCAAAATCCCAGTAAACATACCTGTGCTGCAAAGTGGCGACGACGTGAATTTTGCCATGGAGTTTTACCTTGACAGGCCTATGCTCACTATACCTGCCGATGGCTCCGCTCACTTACCTAATAACGCGTTTATGCTTTACGCTCCGGCCGAAGCGGTGAACACTATTCTGAACGGAAGGAATTTGAAAGTTATAAAGAAATTTGAGCGTTATGCGATTACACGCTTAAAACCATCCTTTTTAAACAAAGCTACGCGTAGCGAGCAAACTATCTGGATGGAGTTGGTTCTGGTATCGCCGGTTAAGTAG
- a CDS encoding alpha/beta hydrolase: MNKFFKILAWLAGITVALYIAVCSYFYFKQDKLIFHEAKLPRDHQFSFKCPFKEYSIKNGNDTLSGVLFKADTAKGLIFFLHGNAGNADDWGDITPEHTAENYDMFVLDYPGFGKSSGHISSEAQLLTAVQTAYDTLKNEYRGRRIIIMGFSIGTGPAAWLAAHNKPDKLILLAPYYSFTDLAKHLYPYLPTFISKYQLNTYSYIEKVKFPVIIFHGNADETIYHQSSLRLKQHFKPGDQLIILRGQKHNGIDKNPEYTKRLPALLN, translated from the coding sequence ATGAACAAATTTTTTAAGATCCTGGCCTGGCTGGCTGGTATTACCGTGGCACTTTACATAGCGGTTTGCTCTTATTTTTATTTTAAGCAGGACAAGCTGATCTTCCATGAAGCAAAGCTGCCGCGCGATCACCAATTCAGCTTTAAATGTCCGTTTAAAGAGTATAGCATCAAAAATGGTAATGATACATTAAGCGGCGTATTGTTCAAGGCTGATACCGCTAAAGGACTGATCTTTTTTCTGCACGGCAATGCAGGTAATGCTGACGACTGGGGTGATATCACACCCGAACATACCGCCGAAAATTATGATATGTTTGTTTTGGATTATCCGGGTTTTGGCAAAAGCAGCGGGCATATCAGCAGCGAGGCCCAATTATTAACCGCTGTACAAACCGCTTATGATACGCTAAAGAATGAATATCGTGGTCGCCGGATCATCATTATGGGTTTCTCCATAGGCACGGGGCCCGCGGCATGGCTGGCAGCTCATAACAAACCGGATAAACTGATACTGCTTGCCCCCTATTACAGTTTTACTGATCTGGCTAAGCACTTATACCCCTACCTGCCGACCTTTATCTCTAAATACCAGTTAAATACTTATAGCTATATTGAAAAGGTTAAATTCCCGGTAATTATATTTCATGGTAATGCTGACGAAACCATCTATCATCAATCCTCATTACGATTAAAACAGCATTTTAAGCCCGGAGATCAGCTAATCATCCTTAGAGGACAAAAACATAATGGCATTGATAAAAATCCAGAGTACACAAAGCGGTTACCTGCTTTACTAAACTAA
- a CDS encoding DUF3810 domain-containing protein — MLKTHNPLVKPFSTVLIAALVIYLLMVFAGHPQAVERYYSQGFYRGVCLVLHGLFNWLPFSLGDLVYILTSLLLAYVVFRIVKQLFQKRFKDALVTTLKLVAGIEIGIIVFYLFWGLNYFRPPASIRLGLTDTAYTIVDLKAVTLELIDSANQTRQRLSQADLAKPNDSIYASAVNAVKHLSDSSAQFKTYIPGVKPAMLTFVINYLGTSGYYNPFTAEAQINYQMPVYVRPFVACHELSHQVGFAPEDEANFAGFLAGVKSKDKLLRYSAYYSGMTEFMYALRDADTTAFKLFKKRISKNVMADLKAERKYWEYYSGRLEAVSSIFYDKFLKVNNQPQGLLTYNQMITLAMAWYKKQSPAGH; from the coding sequence ATGCTTAAAACCCATAATCCCCTGGTTAAACCTTTTTCCACCGTTTTAATAGCTGCTCTGGTTATTTATCTGCTGATGGTGTTTGCCGGGCACCCGCAAGCGGTGGAGCGGTACTATTCACAGGGGTTTTACCGCGGCGTATGTTTGGTGTTGCATGGTTTGTTTAACTGGTTGCCCTTTAGCCTGGGCGATTTGGTTTACATCCTCACATCGCTGTTACTGGCTTATGTTGTATTCCGCATTGTTAAGCAGTTGTTTCAAAAGCGCTTTAAAGACGCGCTGGTAACCACGTTAAAGTTGGTTGCAGGCATCGAGATCGGTATAATTGTGTTTTATCTTTTTTGGGGATTAAACTACTTTCGCCCGCCGGCCAGTATCAGGCTGGGCCTAACCGATACTGCATACACCATAGTTGATCTGAAAGCTGTAACGCTGGAATTGATTGACAGCGCTAATCAAACACGCCAAAGGTTATCCCAAGCCGATCTGGCGAAGCCTAATGATAGCATTTATGCCTCGGCTGTTAACGCTGTAAAACATTTGTCAGATTCATCGGCGCAGTTTAAAACCTACATCCCGGGTGTAAAACCGGCTATGCTTACTTTTGTCATTAATTACTTAGGTACGTCTGGTTATTATAACCCCTTTACCGCTGAGGCGCAGATTAACTACCAGATGCCGGTGTATGTACGGCCGTTTGTGGCTTGTCATGAATTGTCGCACCAGGTAGGTTTTGCGCCTGAGGATGAAGCCAACTTCGCGGGTTTCCTGGCGGGTGTAAAATCAAAAGATAAGTTACTGCGCTATTCCGCATACTACAGCGGGATGACGGAGTTTATGTATGCGCTGCGCGATGCCGATACCACGGCTTTCAAGCTGTTCAAAAAACGCATCAGCAAAAACGTAATGGCTGATTTAAAGGCCGAGCGTAAATATTGGGAATACTATTCGGGCAGGCTTGAGGCGGTAAGCAGTATTTTTTATGACAAGTTTTTAAAGGTTAACAATCAGCCGCAGGGATTGCTCACCTATAACCAGATGATTACTTTGGCAATGGCCTGGTATAAAAAGCAGTCACCGGCAGGACACTGA
- a CDS encoding DUF2911 domain-containing protein, which translates to MNKTLKLKAFAVVLIAMFFSITTNAQDAKPVASPRDSVSGKAGKANISINYGSPSVKDRKIWGSLVPYGQVWRAGANEATVFTTDKAIKVEGKTLPAGTYSLFTIPTESSWTIIFNKVPKQWGAYKYQQTDDALRVTVKPVKADAKKERLVYAINPKGFTLSWDELTVPVSIK; encoded by the coding sequence ATGAACAAAACATTAAAATTAAAGGCGTTTGCAGTTGTGCTTATCGCCATGTTCTTTTCAATTACCACCAACGCGCAGGATGCAAAACCGGTTGCCAGTCCGCGCGATAGCGTTAGCGGTAAAGCCGGTAAGGCCAACATCTCCATTAATTATGGCAGTCCATCGGTTAAGGACCGTAAAATCTGGGGTTCACTTGTACCTTACGGCCAGGTTTGGCGCGCAGGCGCTAACGAAGCTACCGTTTTTACTACTGATAAAGCCATTAAAGTTGAAGGTAAAACCCTGCCCGCTGGTACGTATAGCTTATTTACTATACCTACTGAAAGCAGCTGGACGATCATATTCAACAAAGTGCCTAAACAATGGGGTGCGTACAAGTATCAACAGACCGACGATGCTTTGCGCGTAACAGTTAAGCCTGTAAAAGCCGACGCTAAAAAAGAGCGCCTGGTTTACGCCATAAATCCTAAAGGCTTTACCTTAAGCTGGGACGAACTGACTGTGCCTGTATCAATAAAATAA
- a CDS encoding fatty acid desaturase — protein MTKKTDFIYSEYSEPHRIRTKKILKEHPEVRHLIGRNSNTIFAILGLVAFQVVMAWLVRDQAWWVIVGAAYLLGAFADHSLFVMIHECAHHLIFKNKKLNRWAGMLANMPQIFPSSVSFERYHIKHHSFQGIHELDADLPNRWEAKLINNSFLGKAIWLLFFPLFQVFRISRLKEIQNFDAWIVANVTVQVVFTAAIWYFFGGAAVGYLFLSFMFSVGLHPLGARWIQEHYLTHNEEQETYSYYGRLNTVSFNVGFHNEHHDFPSIPWNRLPKIKQTAPVYYDTLISHKSWTVLFFRFLFDKEISLFSRIVRKDRGKVPLKDQARPDAEIQVEKTTVVA, from the coding sequence ATGACAAAAAAAACTGACTTTATTTATTCCGAATATTCGGAGCCGCACCGTATACGGACGAAGAAGATATTGAAGGAGCATCCGGAAGTGCGCCACCTTATTGGCCGTAATTCAAACACCATATTCGCCATATTAGGCTTGGTGGCCTTCCAGGTGGTTATGGCCTGGCTGGTTCGCGATCAGGCATGGTGGGTTATTGTTGGCGCGGCGTATTTATTAGGTGCCTTTGCTGATCATTCCTTGTTCGTAATGATACATGAGTGTGCGCATCATCTAATTTTTAAAAATAAAAAGCTTAACCGCTGGGCGGGTATGCTGGCCAACATGCCGCAAATTTTCCCGAGCTCTGTATCATTTGAGCGTTACCACATTAAGCACCACTCTTTTCAGGGTATACATGAGCTTGATGCCGACCTGCCTAACCGTTGGGAAGCCAAGCTGATCAACAACTCATTTTTAGGTAAAGCCATCTGGCTGCTCTTCTTTCCATTATTCCAGGTTTTCCGTATATCAAGGTTAAAAGAAATTCAGAATTTTGATGCGTGGATAGTAGCCAACGTTACCGTACAAGTTGTATTTACCGCCGCTATATGGTATTTTTTTGGCGGTGCCGCGGTTGGGTATTTATTTCTGAGCTTTATGTTCTCGGTAGGTTTACACCCGCTAGGTGCCCGCTGGATACAGGAGCATTACCTTACCCATAACGAGGAGCAGGAAACTTACAGCTACTATGGCCGTTTAAATACGGTATCATTCAACGTGGGTTTCCATAATGAGCATCATGATTTTCCGTCAATACCATGGAATCGCCTGCCTAAAATAAAACAAACGGCTCCTGTATATTATGATACACTGATATCGCACAAGTCATGGACGGTGCTATTTTTCCGCTTTTTGTTTGATAAAGAGATTTCGCTGTTCAGCCGCATAGTGCGTAAGGACAGGGGTAAAGTGCCGCTGAAAGATCAGGCCCGTCCTGACGCGGAAATACAGGTAGAAAAGACAACTGTTGTGGCTTAA